In a genomic window of Equus przewalskii isolate Varuska chromosome 4, EquPr2, whole genome shotgun sequence:
- the ZNF786 gene encoding zinc finger protein 786 isoform X2: MAEPARLPLTFEDVAIYFSEQEWQKLEAWQKELYKHVMRTTYDIFVSLVSGSQQAVNSGETQCHFQVDPLQSHCSSEPLLGKSEDISFRPDQGITLMNPHRHDTRALIPVVHSVREPTQRGRIQSPKTLGLPGSQEVPSWEAPQHHCPVCGKSFWKKNHLEKHQTSHSKDQPHRAWKKFNGQADPQPQRSSPRGRGRRRFRCQECGRSFRLKRYFLRHLATHAGKSAPQGPECKVCFCHKRTLLSDHFLHKGETAPQCPTCDKSFLLKNSMPAHQGQPRGEGPVSRRVGDKESKLTSVHSGEKPDLRPAACGEHCLLKGDGDALQHGPAGERPHCCTECGQHFPTRSKLASHIRVHTGEKPFQCLQCDKSFQVSSLLQVHLRMHRGERPFSCSQCGRGFTHHCKLRDHLRVHSGERPFQCPECNRSFRLKGMLKVHQHTHSQERPFSCGECGKGFTRQCRLAEHFRLHSGEKPFQCSNCDRSFRLKEQLLSHQRLHTGKRPFQCPECDKSYSVKADMKAHQLLHSGEMPFSCKCGKGFTKQYKLVEHIRIHTGEKPFQCPKCDKSFRLKAQLLSHQGLHTGERPFRCPECDKNFREKGHMLRHQLIHRPDRPFTCGDCGKGFLYRCKLAQHRRVHKKSDNAPDKPDVKKRLSQLLAMIEADWS, translated from the coding sequence tttcaggAAGCCAGCAAGCTGTGAATTCAGGAGAAACTCAATGCCATTTCCAGGTGGATCCTCTTCAGAGCCACTGTTCCTCTGAACCATTATTAGGAAAAAGTGAAGATATTTCCTTCAGGCCTGACCAAGGCATCACCCTCATGAACCCACACAGACATGACACACGCGCTCTAATTCCAGTGGTTCACAGCGTCAGGGAACCGACCCAAAGAGGAAGAATCCAGAGTCCCAAAACTCTGGGTCTCCCTGGCTCCCAGGAAGTTCCCTCCTGGGAGGCCCCCCAGCACCATTGCCCTGTCTGTGGGAAAAGCTTTTGGAagaagaaccacttggagaaGCACCAGACGAGCCACTCGAAGGACCAGCCACATAGGGCCTGGAAGAAATTTAACGGACAAGCTGATCCACAGCCTCAGCGGAGCAGCCCTCGGGGACGGGGACGGAGGCGCTTCCGATGTCAGGAATGTGGGAGGAGCTTCCGCCTGAAGCGGTATTTCCTTAGACATCTGGCCACACATGCAGGGAAGAGCGCCCCTCAGGGCCCTGAATGTAAAGTGTGCTTCTGTCACAAGCGGACCCTTCTCAGTGACCACTTCCTGCACAAGGGGGAGACGGCTCCCCAGTGTCCCACGTGTGACAAGAGCTTTCTCCTGAAGAACAGCATGCCAGCtcaccagggccagcccagaggagAGGGGCCTGTCTCCCGTAGAGTAGGTGACAAGGAGTCCAAGCTCACCAGTGTGCACTCAGGAGAGAAGCCAGACCTGCGCCCGGCGGCGTGTGGGGAGCACTGCCTCCTGAAGGGGGATGGAGATGCTCTCCAGCACGGCCCGGCCGGGGAGAGACCACACTGTTGCACGGAGTGTGGCCAGCACTTCCCTACCAGGTCCAAGCTCGCCAGCCATATCAGGGTGCACACAGGAGAAAAGCCTTTCCAGTGCCTGCAGTGTGACAAGAGCTTCCAGGTGAGCAGCCTGCTGCAGGTGCACCTGCGTATGCACCGTGGGGAGAGGCCCTTCTCCTGCAGCCAGTGTGGCAGAGGCTTCACCCACCACTGCAAGCTCCGTGACCACCTGCGAGTGCACAGTGGGGAGAGGCCCTTCCAGTGCCCCGAGTGTAACAGGAGCTTCCGCCTGAAGGGCATGCTGAAGGTCCACCAGCACACCCACAGCCAGGAGAGGCCGTTCTCATGTGGGGAGTGTGGCAAGGGCTTCACCAGGCAGTGCAGGCTCGCCGAGCACTTCCGCCTGCACAGCGGGGAGAAGCCCTTCCAGTGCTCCAACTGCGACAGGAGTTTCCGCTTGAAGGAGCAGCTGCTCAGTCACCAGCGCCTGCACACGGGAAAGAGGCCCTTCCAGTGCCCGGAGTGTGACAAGAGCTATTCCGTGAAGGCCGACATGAAGGCGCACCAGCTGCTGCACAGCGGGGAGATGCCCTTCTCCTGTAAGTGTGGCAAAGGCTTTACTAAGCAGTATAAGCTCGTCGAACACATCAGGATACACACGGGGGAGAAGCCTTTTCAGTGTCCCAAATGCGACAAGAGTTTCCGCTTGAAGGCACAGCTGCTCAGCCACCAAGGCCTGCACACAGGGGAGAGACCTTTCCGCTGCCCCGAGTGTGATAAAAACTTCCGGGAAAAGGGACATATGCTTAGGCACCAGCTCATACACAGGCCTGACAGGCCCTTTACCTGTGGAGACTGTGGTAAGGGCTTCCTTTATAGGTGTAAACTGGCCCAGCACCGCAGAGTGCACAAAAAATCCGATAATGCTCCAGACAAGCCTGACGTTAAGAAAAGGCTTAGTCAGCTGTTGGCAATGATCGAGGCCGACTGGAGTTGA
- the ZNF786 gene encoding zinc finger protein 786 isoform X1 produces the protein MAEPARLPLTFEDVAIYFSEQEWQKLEAWQKELYKHVMRTTYDIFVSLDDGIPKPELISWIEQGRELFRNWGESQKSGNIICFSADLHFDPVIERQPFWVSGSQQAVNSGETQCHFQVDPLQSHCSSEPLLGKSEDISFRPDQGITLMNPHRHDTRALIPVVHSVREPTQRGRIQSPKTLGLPGSQEVPSWEAPQHHCPVCGKSFWKKNHLEKHQTSHSKDQPHRAWKKFNGQADPQPQRSSPRGRGRRRFRCQECGRSFRLKRYFLRHLATHAGKSAPQGPECKVCFCHKRTLLSDHFLHKGETAPQCPTCDKSFLLKNSMPAHQGQPRGEGPVSRRVGDKESKLTSVHSGEKPDLRPAACGEHCLLKGDGDALQHGPAGERPHCCTECGQHFPTRSKLASHIRVHTGEKPFQCLQCDKSFQVSSLLQVHLRMHRGERPFSCSQCGRGFTHHCKLRDHLRVHSGERPFQCPECNRSFRLKGMLKVHQHTHSQERPFSCGECGKGFTRQCRLAEHFRLHSGEKPFQCSNCDRSFRLKEQLLSHQRLHTGKRPFQCPECDKSYSVKADMKAHQLLHSGEMPFSCKCGKGFTKQYKLVEHIRIHTGEKPFQCPKCDKSFRLKAQLLSHQGLHTGERPFRCPECDKNFREKGHMLRHQLIHRPDRPFTCGDCGKGFLYRCKLAQHRRVHKKSDNAPDKPDVKKRLSQLLAMIEADWS, from the exons ATGATGGAATTCCCAAACCAGAACTAATATCCTGGATTGAACAGGGGAGAGAGCTCTTCAGGAATTGGGGAGAATCACAGAAATCAGGAAACATAATTTGCTTTTCTGCTGATTTGCATTTTGATCCAGTTATTGAGAGACAGCCCTTCTGGG tttcaggAAGCCAGCAAGCTGTGAATTCAGGAGAAACTCAATGCCATTTCCAGGTGGATCCTCTTCAGAGCCACTGTTCCTCTGAACCATTATTAGGAAAAAGTGAAGATATTTCCTTCAGGCCTGACCAAGGCATCACCCTCATGAACCCACACAGACATGACACACGCGCTCTAATTCCAGTGGTTCACAGCGTCAGGGAACCGACCCAAAGAGGAAGAATCCAGAGTCCCAAAACTCTGGGTCTCCCTGGCTCCCAGGAAGTTCCCTCCTGGGAGGCCCCCCAGCACCATTGCCCTGTCTGTGGGAAAAGCTTTTGGAagaagaaccacttggagaaGCACCAGACGAGCCACTCGAAGGACCAGCCACATAGGGCCTGGAAGAAATTTAACGGACAAGCTGATCCACAGCCTCAGCGGAGCAGCCCTCGGGGACGGGGACGGAGGCGCTTCCGATGTCAGGAATGTGGGAGGAGCTTCCGCCTGAAGCGGTATTTCCTTAGACATCTGGCCACACATGCAGGGAAGAGCGCCCCTCAGGGCCCTGAATGTAAAGTGTGCTTCTGTCACAAGCGGACCCTTCTCAGTGACCACTTCCTGCACAAGGGGGAGACGGCTCCCCAGTGTCCCACGTGTGACAAGAGCTTTCTCCTGAAGAACAGCATGCCAGCtcaccagggccagcccagaggagAGGGGCCTGTCTCCCGTAGAGTAGGTGACAAGGAGTCCAAGCTCACCAGTGTGCACTCAGGAGAGAAGCCAGACCTGCGCCCGGCGGCGTGTGGGGAGCACTGCCTCCTGAAGGGGGATGGAGATGCTCTCCAGCACGGCCCGGCCGGGGAGAGACCACACTGTTGCACGGAGTGTGGCCAGCACTTCCCTACCAGGTCCAAGCTCGCCAGCCATATCAGGGTGCACACAGGAGAAAAGCCTTTCCAGTGCCTGCAGTGTGACAAGAGCTTCCAGGTGAGCAGCCTGCTGCAGGTGCACCTGCGTATGCACCGTGGGGAGAGGCCCTTCTCCTGCAGCCAGTGTGGCAGAGGCTTCACCCACCACTGCAAGCTCCGTGACCACCTGCGAGTGCACAGTGGGGAGAGGCCCTTCCAGTGCCCCGAGTGTAACAGGAGCTTCCGCCTGAAGGGCATGCTGAAGGTCCACCAGCACACCCACAGCCAGGAGAGGCCGTTCTCATGTGGGGAGTGTGGCAAGGGCTTCACCAGGCAGTGCAGGCTCGCCGAGCACTTCCGCCTGCACAGCGGGGAGAAGCCCTTCCAGTGCTCCAACTGCGACAGGAGTTTCCGCTTGAAGGAGCAGCTGCTCAGTCACCAGCGCCTGCACACGGGAAAGAGGCCCTTCCAGTGCCCGGAGTGTGACAAGAGCTATTCCGTGAAGGCCGACATGAAGGCGCACCAGCTGCTGCACAGCGGGGAGATGCCCTTCTCCTGTAAGTGTGGCAAAGGCTTTACTAAGCAGTATAAGCTCGTCGAACACATCAGGATACACACGGGGGAGAAGCCTTTTCAGTGTCCCAAATGCGACAAGAGTTTCCGCTTGAAGGCACAGCTGCTCAGCCACCAAGGCCTGCACACAGGGGAGAGACCTTTCCGCTGCCCCGAGTGTGATAAAAACTTCCGGGAAAAGGGACATATGCTTAGGCACCAGCTCATACACAGGCCTGACAGGCCCTTTACCTGTGGAGACTGTGGTAAGGGCTTCCTTTATAGGTGTAAACTGGCCCAGCACCGCAGAGTGCACAAAAAATCCGATAATGCTCCAGACAAGCCTGACGTTAAGAAAAGGCTTAGTCAGCTGTTGGCAATGATCGAGGCCGACTGGAGTTGA